Genomic DNA from Longimicrobiaceae bacterium:
CCGCAGGGCGACGACATCGTGCTGCTGCCGCACAAGGGGACCGACGTCTTCGAGACCGACCTCCCGGACCACCTGCGGCGGCTCGGCATCACGCACCTGGTGATCGGGGGGATGACTGCCAACCTGTGCTGCGAGAGCACGGGGCGGCACGCCACCGAGGCGGGGTACGACGTCACCTTCCTCTCCGACGCCGTGGGCTCGGAGAGCATCCCCTCGTACGAGGCGGCCATCCACATCAACTTCCCCCTGATCGCCAACGGGGTGATGAAGGTGGACGAGTTCCTGGCGGCGCTGGACGCCCCGGCGGCCGGGCGCGCCTCGGTGCAGGCCGGCGACACGGTGCGCGGCTCGGACCATGGCGAGATCGGCCAGGTGAAGGAGGTCGTCGCCGCCACCGGCGAGCACCGGGCGTACATGCTGGTGCCCCGCGGGCTTATCTTCGAGACGGACACCTTCATCCCGCTCGACGCCGTCGTCCGCCGCGCGGGCACGGACGTGTTCATCAACGTCCCCAAGCTGGTCGTGGGGTCCATGCCCTGGAGCGAGCCCCCCTCGCGGCGGGAGCACGGGGCCAAGCAGGGCCCGAACGCCGCGGCGGTGGACCGGCTCTACGGCTCCCGCTCGCCCACGGTGCACGAGACCGGGCCGCGGGCCTGACGCGGCGGCCCGGCGCGCTTCTCGCGGGGATGGCGACGAAATCGAACCGGAGGAGGCCATGAGGCGCAGCGGCAACGGACGGCGCGACGGAGACCTGCTGGCGGACGTGCTCAAGGGCGCGCTCGCCGGCGCCGCGGCAACCTGGGCGATGGGCCCGGTGACCGGCTACCTGTACGAGCACGAGTCGAAGCAGGCGCGCAGCGCGGAGGACGAGGCGCGGGGCGGCAAGACGGCCTACGGCGTGGCGGCGGAGAGGGCGGCGGAGGCCGTGGGCCGCGAGCTCTCGGACGACGAGCGGGCCACGTACGGCTCGGCCATCCACTGGGGGCTGGGCGTGGGCGCGGGTGCGGTCTACGGCGCCCTGCGGGGGCGGCTCCCCGGGACCGACCTGGGCAACGGGCTGCTCTTCGGCGCCGCGTTCTGGGCCCTGGTCGACGAGGGGGCCAACACCGCCCTGGGCCTGACTCCCGGCCCGACCGCCTTCCCCTGGCAGACGCACGCCCGCGGGCTGGCGGGCCACCTGGTCTTCGGGCTGGCGGCCGACACCACCCTGCGCGTGCTCGACCGGGTCGCGTGAGCCGGGATGCGGGCGGGCCCCGCTACGCCGCGGGAGTCGGCGCCTCGCTGGTCGCCGAGGTCGTCTTCATCGCGGTGGAGGCGATCGTCTCCCTGGTCCGCGGCATGGACCCCTGGATGGCGGCGCGCATGCCGGGCGCGCTCGCGCTCGGGCCGGGTGCCGTGCAGCCCCCCGGCTTCGTGCCGGGCGACGTGGCGGTTGGGCTCCTCACGCACCTGGGGCTCGGCATCGTCGTCGGGCTGGTCTACGCCGCGCTGCTCCCCCGGCTGGGGATCTCCCCGCTGGTGGGCGGGCTGATCGCGGGCGCGGTGCTGTACGGGCTCGGCTTCTGGCTCCTCCCGCTGCTCTTCCCGGCGTGGCTCGCGCCGTTCTGGGTCCCCCCGGTGGAGAAAGGGGTCCAGGCGGCCACCCACGCCGTGTACGGCGTGGTCTTCGGGTGGGCGTACCGGCGGCTGGCGCGGTGACGGGCGGGCGCAGTTCAACCTCAAGACAGGGATCCATGGCGACTCTAGAAAGCTCCGTTTCCACCGCGCACGCCCTGCGCGGCCGGTTCCGCGCGGTCCGCGGCCTCACGGAGGCG
This window encodes:
- a CDS encoding isochorismatase family cysteine hydrolase, translating into MDTKPPNGRDGEGGATYLAHGSDEVGFPRGRTALLVIDPVNDFLSEGGAAWPMTKTTVTMNGVVENLKRAIAGARQRGIPVLLGPMAYTEDDYADRELHRRSGINRLMFEHKMFLAGSWGADFHPELRPQGDDIVLLPHKGTDVFETDLPDHLRRLGITHLVIGGMTANLCCESTGRHATEAGYDVTFLSDAVGSESIPSYEAAIHINFPLIANGVMKVDEFLAALDAPAAGRASVQAGDTVRGSDHGEIGQVKEVVAATGEHRAYMLVPRGLIFETDTFIPLDAVVRRAGTDVFINVPKLVVGSMPWSEPPSRREHGAKQGPNAAAVDRLYGSRSPTVHETGPRA
- a CDS encoding DUF1440 domain-containing protein, translating into MRRSGNGRRDGDLLADVLKGALAGAAATWAMGPVTGYLYEHESKQARSAEDEARGGKTAYGVAAERAAEAVGRELSDDERATYGSAIHWGLGVGAGAVYGALRGRLPGTDLGNGLLFGAAFWALVDEGANTALGLTPGPTAFPWQTHARGLAGHLVFGLAADTTLRVLDRVA